The DNA segment TAAGAGATTGATTGTCCTTTGCTGATGAAATAAAATGCTTTAGTAGTTCTATTTCTAAAGAAGATTTTATTTTATCTTTATAATGTATGTGATTTCTCAATTTTAGGACAGACTCATATATTACTTCCATGTCTTCATGATGTATTAGGGTGCCAAAACGTCTTTCTTTTTTATGAATATACTTTTCAAATTCTTCGATTTTTATACTAGCTAAATTCCAATTATCACTCTCTATTAGTGAATTAAGTTCAGTGAGTTGGGTGGTTGAATATGTATACATATCTTCTAATGAACTGTATACATAGAACCAAACACATATTAAAAGAACCATAATAAATAGACATAAGATAAAAGTACGCAAAAAATCACAACCTTCTCTATGTAAAGTTTATAATTTGTGAGTCTTTAGTTTGCACAAATAAATTTCCATCTTCAGTTACATAACAAAGAACAACTTCTTTAAAACTTTTAATACCATGTTTTTTAATCTTCTTATATAATTCATCTTCTGATATATTAGTTAAATCTAAGTTGCTATAATTAAGAATTCCATCTAGTATTAAAGTAATAGGTAATCCTTTAGTAGGGCATGGTAAATTTAAGTCAGATACACA comes from the Anaeromicrobium sediminis genome and includes:
- a CDS encoding DUF4363 family protein, coding for MRTFILCLFIMVLLICVWFYVYSSLEDMYTYSTTQLTELNSLIESDNWNLASIKIEEFEKYIHKKERRFGTLIHHEDMEVIYESVLKLRNHIHYKDKIKSSLEIELLKHFISSAKDNQSLSFYNIF